One window of Dendropsophus ebraccatus isolate aDenEbr1 chromosome 13, aDenEbr1.pat, whole genome shotgun sequence genomic DNA carries:
- the TUNAR gene encoding protein TUNAR has translation MTKMVITGGNEDDRGSQEKESKEETILAMLGIIGTILNLIVIIFVYIYTTL, from the coding sequence ATGACCAAGATGGTAATCACTGGCGGCAATGAAGACGACAGAGGAAGTCAAGAAAAGGAGAGCAAAGAGGAGACGATTCTGGCTATGCTGGGGATCATAGGGACTATCCTCAACCTGATTGTCATTATATTTGTCTACATTTATACCACCCTCTAA